In Elusimicrobium sp. An273, a genomic segment contains:
- a CDS encoding phosphoglucomutase, with the protein MVSELAGTLTKQKIDVDSLRKQFFEPNGTPVPVKFGTSGHRGSLGTGFCALHARAIAQAVARLHKEQNITGPILVGGDTRLMSADTARLCAEVLCGNGLTVILPDMPLPTPVFSFEIINGRASASLNGTASHNPPQDMGLKYNPSNGGPADASLTALIEKYANEYMKNPAEIKSVPLEEARQKGLLRTVDLITPYITALARVIDFKAIAASPLKFAVHPLGGSSLAFYEAIKEKYGLKNVEIVSKVQDPTFYFIPIDHDGKIRMDPSSKYPMSPLIKLVQDGTYDFAGASDPDADRFGCATKKGGLIPPNHALCVMADYLYRHHKVRDAYSIGRTLGTTALLDRIAEEHGLKLDEVNVGFKYFVEGIVKRKYVLAGEESAGMSVSGWTPEKDGILAVCLLMEIMATEGDIADLYDRLTAQHGTPYYTRVDVPTDEETKKRVKALKAADFENLHQVAGERVTRVRDTDGIKVYLQSSWFLVRPSGTENILKIYAETFISPKHLDALIEQAKKLLAK; encoded by the coding sequence CCAACGGCACGCCCGTACCGGTAAAATTCGGTACTTCTGGCCACCGCGGCAGCTTGGGCACGGGCTTTTGCGCCCTGCATGCGCGCGCCATTGCGCAGGCGGTAGCCCGGCTGCATAAAGAGCAAAACATCACCGGCCCGATTTTGGTGGGGGGCGACACGCGGCTGATGTCTGCAGACACCGCGCGCCTGTGCGCCGAAGTGCTGTGCGGAAACGGATTGACGGTTATCCTGCCCGATATGCCGCTGCCGACGCCGGTGTTTTCGTTTGAAATTATTAACGGCCGCGCCAGCGCCTCGTTAAACGGCACCGCCAGCCACAACCCGCCGCAGGATATGGGGCTGAAATACAATCCGTCCAACGGCGGCCCGGCGGACGCTTCGCTTACCGCTTTGATTGAAAAATACGCCAACGAATATATGAAAAATCCGGCCGAAATCAAATCCGTTCCGCTGGAAGAAGCCCGCCAGAAAGGCCTTTTGCGCACGGTGGATTTGATTACGCCTTATATCACGGCGTTGGCACGGGTTATTGATTTTAAAGCCATTGCGGCTTCGCCTTTAAAATTTGCGGTGCATCCGCTGGGCGGAAGCAGCTTGGCGTTCTACGAAGCCATTAAAGAAAAATACGGCCTTAAGAATGTGGAAATTGTCAGCAAAGTGCAGGATCCCACCTTCTATTTTATTCCGATAGACCACGACGGCAAAATCCGCATGGATCCGTCGTCCAAGTATCCGATGTCGCCGCTGATTAAACTGGTGCAGGACGGCACCTACGATTTTGCCGGCGCCTCCGACCCGGATGCTGACCGCTTTGGCTGTGCCACCAAAAAAGGCGGCCTTATTCCGCCCAACCACGCCTTGTGCGTGATGGCCGATTATTTGTACCGCCACCACAAAGTGCGCGACGCGTATTCCATCGGCCGCACGCTGGGCACTACTGCGCTCTTAGACCGCATTGCCGAAGAACACGGGCTGAAGTTGGATGAAGTAAACGTGGGCTTTAAATACTTTGTGGAAGGTATCGTCAAACGCAAATATGTGTTGGCCGGGGAAGAAAGTGCGGGCATGTCCGTCAGCGGCTGGACGCCGGAAAAGGACGGCATTTTGGCGGTATGCCTGCTGATGGAAATTATGGCCACCGAGGGCGACATCGCCGATTTGTATGACCGGCTGACGGCCCAACACGGCACCCCGTATTATACGCGGGTGGACGTGCCGACGGACGAGGAAACCAAAAAACGTGTCAAAGCGCTGAAAGCGGCCGATTTTGAGAACCTGCACCAAGTGGCGGGCGAACGGGTTACGCGCGTGCGCGATACGGACGGCATTAAAGTGTATCTGCAAAGCTCGTGGTTTTTGGTGCGGCCTTCCGGCACGGAAAACATCCTTAAAATCTATGCCGAAACGTTCATCAGCCCCAAACACTTGGACGCGCTGATTGAGCAAGCTAAAAAACTATTGGCAAAATAA
- the crcB gene encoding fluoride efflux transporter CrcB — protein MMNFVYVGLGGFIGAALRYGVSMGAAAFAWRGHWATLAVNVLGSLAIGYLAPYFENPSHPARLFIVVGLLGGFTTFSSFSLDTLSLYHNREFFLAACNVLLNVLVCLAAVWAGFRLHHAW, from the coding sequence ATGATGAATTTTGTCTATGTGGGTTTAGGCGGTTTTATTGGTGCGGCGCTTCGCTACGGCGTAAGTATGGGGGCGGCCGCGTTTGCCTGGCGCGGGCATTGGGCCACGCTGGCCGTAAATGTGCTGGGCAGTTTGGCCATCGGCTATCTGGCCCCGTATTTTGAAAATCCGTCCCACCCGGCGCGGTTGTTTATAGTCGTGGGGCTGTTGGGCGGGTTTACCACGTTTTCCTCTTTTTCTTTGGATACACTTTCGCTGTACCACAACCGGGAGTTTTTCCTGGCGGCGTGCAATGTGCTTTTGAACGTACTGGTATGTTTGGCGGCGGTGTGGGCCGGGTTTCGGCTGCACCATGCGTGGTAG
- a CDS encoding type IV pilin protein, which yields MAKIYQKSFPGGKNAGFTLIELLVVVLIIGILAAIAVPKYQSVVDKARMSDYIQRAYGIKRAQEAYYLANGEYAADLRDLDVNYVEDCEPALARGNEWICGKDFFIHNMMPQGAYVGGAIEVFLCPDSTVGCITCSDKQLARIRIGFDHGDYVGDEVCIYRVRESTQRGKQLCATLGFKNVIAE from the coding sequence ATGGCAAAAATTTATCAAAAATCGTTCCCCGGCGGTAAAAACGCCGGATTTACGCTTATAGAGCTCTTAGTAGTGGTATTAATAATCGGTATCTTGGCCGCGATAGCTGTGCCGAAATATCAATCGGTAGTAGATAAGGCCAGAATGAGCGATTATATACAAAGAGCTTATGGCATTAAACGGGCGCAGGAAGCCTACTACCTTGCCAATGGGGAATATGCGGCCGATTTGCGCGATTTGGACGTGAATTATGTGGAGGACTGCGAGCCTGCCTTAGCAAGAGGAAATGAGTGGATTTGCGGGAAAGATTTTTTTATACACAATATGATGCCGCAGGGGGCTTATGTAGGCGGAGCAATAGAGGTTTTTCTGTGTCCGGATTCCACCGTAGGCTGCATTACTTGTTCCGATAAACAACTGGCCAGAATTCGGATCGGGTTTGATCACGGCGATTATGTAGGCGATGAAGTCTGCATTTACCGCGTACGGGAAAGTACGCAAAGGGGCAAACAGCTTTGTGCTACGCTTGGTTTTAAGAATGTCATCGCAGAATAA